The following proteins come from a genomic window of Caloenas nicobarica isolate bCalNic1 chromosome 24, bCalNic1.hap1, whole genome shotgun sequence:
- the LOC135997911 gene encoding signal transducer and activator of transcription 5B isoform X2, which produces MAVWIQAQQLQGEALRQMQALYGQHFPIEVRHYLSQWIESQAWDSIDLENPQENVKATQLLEGLIQELQKKADHQVGEDGFLLKIKLGHYATQLQNTYDRCPMELVRCIRHILYHEQRLVREANNSPSPAGSLVDAMSQKHLQINQTFEELRLITQDSENELKKLQQTQEYFIIQYQENMRLQAQFSQLSHLGPQERMSRETTLQQKKASLEAWLHREAQTLQQYRVDLAEKHQKTLQLLRKQQTTILDDELIQWKRRQQLAGNGGPPEGTLDVLQTWCEKLAEIIWQNRQQIRRAEHLCQQLPIPGPVEEMLSELNGTITDIISALVTSTFIIEKQPPQVLKTQTKFAATVRLLVGGKLNVHMNPPQVKATIISEQQAKALLKNESTRNESSGEILNNCCVMEYHQATGTLSAHFRNMSLKRIKRSDRRGAESVTEEKFTILFESQFSVGGNELVFQVKTLSLPVVVIVHGSQDNNATATVLWDNAFAEPGRVPFAVPDKVQWPQLCEALNMKFKAEVQSSRGLTKENLVFLAQKLFNSTSSHLEDYSSTTVSWSQFNRENLPGRNYTFWQWFDGVMEVLKKHLKPHWNDGAILGFVNKQQAHDLLINKPDGTFLLRFSDSEIGGITIAWKFDSSERMFWNLMPFTTRDFSIRSLADRLGDLSYLIYVFPDRPKDEVFSKYYTPVLSKAVDGYVKPQIKQVVPEFVSASGDSAPGGATYMDQAPSPAVCSQPHYNMYAQNPDTMMDPEGDFDLDDSIDVARHVEELLRRPVDSQWIPHAQS; this is translated from the exons ATGGCGGTGTGGATCCAGGcgcagcagctccagggagaAGCCCTGCGGCAGATGCAGGCGCTCTACGGGCAGCACTTTCCCATCGAGGTGCGGCACTACCTGTCGCAGTGGATCGAGAGCCAGGCATG GGATTCCATCGACCTGGAGAACCCCCAGGAGAACGTGAAGGCGACGCAGCTGCTGGAGGGGCTgatccaggagctgcagaagaaggCGGATCACCAAGTTGGAGAAGATGGGTTCCTGCTGAAGATCAAGCTGGGGCACTATGCCACGCAGCTGCAG AACACGTACGACCGGTGCCCCATGGAGCTGGTGCGCTGCATCCGGCACATCCTCTACCACGAGCAGCGGCTGGTGCGGGAGGCGAATAAT AGCCCCTCGCCGGCTGGCTCCTTGGTGGACGCCATGTCCCAGAAGCACCTGCAGATCAACCAGACCTTCGAGGAGCTGCGGCTCATCACGCAGGACTCAGAGAACGAGCTCAAGAAGCTGCAGCAGACGCAGGAATACTTCATCATCCAGTACCAGGAGAACATGCGCCTCCAAG CCCAGTtctcccagctctcccacctGGGCCCCCAGGAGCGCATGTCGCGGGAGACGACgctgcagcagaaaaaggcGTCGCTGGAAGCCTGGCTGCACCGGGAGGCCCAGACACTACAGCAGTACCGTGTG GACCTGGCCGAGAAGCACCAGAAGACGCTGCAATTGCTGCGCAAGCAGCAAACGACCATCCTGGACGATGAGCTGATCCAGTGGAAGCGTCGGCAGCAGCTGGCGGGGAACGGGGGCCCTCCCGAAGGCACCCTGGACGTGCTGCAGACCTG GTGCGAGAAGCTGGCAGAGATCATCTGGCAGAACCGGCAGCAGATCCGGCGAGCTGAGCACTTGTGCCAGCAGCTGCCGATCCCCGGTCCCGTGGAGGAGATGCTGTCGGAGCTGAACGGCACCATCACCGACATCATCTCCGCCCTGGTGACCAG CACCTTCATCATCGAGAAGCAGCCCCCGCAGGTGCTGAAGACACAGACCAAGTTCGCAGCCACCGTGCGGCTCCTGGTGGGGGGGAAGCTGAACGTGCACATGAACCCCCCCCAGGTGAAGGCCACCATCATCAGCGAGCAGCAAGCCAAGGCCCTGCTGAAGAACGAGAGCACCCGCAA CGAGAGCAGCGGGGAGATCCTCAACAACTGCTGCGTCATGGAGTATCACCAGGCCACGGGGACGCTCAGCGCCCACTTCCGTAACATG TCCCTGAAGCGGATCAAGCGCTCGGATCGCCGCGGGGCCGAGTCGGTGACAGAGGAGAAGTTCACCATCCTCTTCGAGTCGCAGTTCAGTGTTGGTGGCAACGAGCTGGTCTTTCAGGTGAAG acgctgtccctgcccgtggTGGTGATTGTGCACGGGAGCCAGGACAACAACGCCACGGCCACCGTGCTCTGGGACAACGCCTTCGCCGAGCCT GGCCGCGTCCCCTTTGCCGTCCCCGACAAGGTGCAGTGGCCGCAGCTCTGCGAGGCGCTCAACATGAAGTTCAAGGCCGAGGTGCAGAGCAGCCGTGGGCTGACCAAGGAAAACTTGGTGTTCCTGGCACAGAAACTCTTCAACAGCACCAGCTCCCATCTGGAAGATTACAGCAGCACCACGGTGTCCTGGTCCCAGTTCAACCGG GAAAACCTACCCGGGAGGAATTACACCTTCTGGCAGTGGTTTGACGGGGTGATGGAGGTGCTGAAGAAGCATCTGAAGCCGCACTGGAACGACGG GGCCATCTTGGGCTTCGTCAACAAGCAGCAGGCGCACGACCTGCTCATCAACAAGCCTGACGGAACCTTCCTCCTGCGGTTCAGCGACTCGGAGATCGGCGGCATCACCATCGCCTGGAAGTTTGACTCCT CCGAGAGGATGTTCTGGAACCTGATGCCTTTCACCACCAGGGATTTCTCCATCCGCTCCCTCGCTGACCGCCTCGGGGACCTCAGTTACCTCATCTACGTGTTCCCCGACCGGCCCAAGGACGAGGTCTTTTCCAAGTACTACACGCCGGTTCTCT CTAAAGCCGTGGATGGATACGTGAAGCCACAGATCAAGCAAGTGGTGCCAGA GTTTGTCAGCGCATCAGGCGATTCTGCCCCCGGAGGGGCCACCTACATGGACCAGGCTCCCTCGCCCGCCgtctgctcccagccccattACAACATGTACGCCCAGAA ccccgaCACCATGATGGACCCCGAGGGTGACTTCGACCTGGATGACAGCATCGACGTGGCGAGGCAcgtggaggagctgctgcggcGCCCCGTGGACAGTCAGTGGATCCCCCACGCCCAATCGTGA
- the LOC135997911 gene encoding signal transducer and activator of transcription 5B isoform X1, whose amino-acid sequence MAVWIQAQQLQGEALRQMQALYGQHFPIEVRHYLSQWIESQAWDSIDLENPQENVKATQLLEGLIQELQKKADHQVGEDGFLLKIKLGHYATQLQNTYDRCPMELVRCIRHILYHEQRLVREANNSPSPAGSLVDAMSQKHLQINQTFEELRLITQDSENELKKLQQTQEYFIIQYQENMRLQAQFSQLSHLGPQERMSRETTLQQKKASLEAWLHREAQTLQQYRVDLAEKHQKTLQLLRKQQTTILDDELIQWKRRQQLAGNGGPPEGTLDVLQTWCEKLAEIIWQNRQQIRRAEHLCQQLPIPGPVEEMLSELNGTITDIISALVTSTFIIEKQPPQVLKTQTKFAATVRLLVGGKLNVHMNPPQVKATIISEQQAKALLKNESTRNESSGEILNNCCVMEYHQATGTLSAHFRNMSLKRIKRSDRRGAESVTEEKFTILFESQFSVGGNELVFQVKTLSLPVVVIVHGSQDNNATATVLWDNAFAEPGRVPFAVPDKVQWPQLCEALNMKFKAEVQSSRGLTKENLVFLAQKLFNSTSSHLEDYSSTTVSWSQFNRENLPGRNYTFWQWFDGVMEVLKKHLKPHWNDGAILGFVNKQQAHDLLINKPDGTFLLRFSDSEIGGITIAWKFDSSERMFWNLMPFTTRDFSIRSLADRLGDLSYLIYVFPDRPKDEVFSKYYTPVLCESTPAKAVDGYVKPQIKQVVPEFVSASGDSAPGGATYMDQAPSPAVCSQPHYNMYAQNPDTMMDPEGDFDLDDSIDVARHVEELLRRPVDSQWIPHAQS is encoded by the exons ATGGCGGTGTGGATCCAGGcgcagcagctccagggagaAGCCCTGCGGCAGATGCAGGCGCTCTACGGGCAGCACTTTCCCATCGAGGTGCGGCACTACCTGTCGCAGTGGATCGAGAGCCAGGCATG GGATTCCATCGACCTGGAGAACCCCCAGGAGAACGTGAAGGCGACGCAGCTGCTGGAGGGGCTgatccaggagctgcagaagaaggCGGATCACCAAGTTGGAGAAGATGGGTTCCTGCTGAAGATCAAGCTGGGGCACTATGCCACGCAGCTGCAG AACACGTACGACCGGTGCCCCATGGAGCTGGTGCGCTGCATCCGGCACATCCTCTACCACGAGCAGCGGCTGGTGCGGGAGGCGAATAAT AGCCCCTCGCCGGCTGGCTCCTTGGTGGACGCCATGTCCCAGAAGCACCTGCAGATCAACCAGACCTTCGAGGAGCTGCGGCTCATCACGCAGGACTCAGAGAACGAGCTCAAGAAGCTGCAGCAGACGCAGGAATACTTCATCATCCAGTACCAGGAGAACATGCGCCTCCAAG CCCAGTtctcccagctctcccacctGGGCCCCCAGGAGCGCATGTCGCGGGAGACGACgctgcagcagaaaaaggcGTCGCTGGAAGCCTGGCTGCACCGGGAGGCCCAGACACTACAGCAGTACCGTGTG GACCTGGCCGAGAAGCACCAGAAGACGCTGCAATTGCTGCGCAAGCAGCAAACGACCATCCTGGACGATGAGCTGATCCAGTGGAAGCGTCGGCAGCAGCTGGCGGGGAACGGGGGCCCTCCCGAAGGCACCCTGGACGTGCTGCAGACCTG GTGCGAGAAGCTGGCAGAGATCATCTGGCAGAACCGGCAGCAGATCCGGCGAGCTGAGCACTTGTGCCAGCAGCTGCCGATCCCCGGTCCCGTGGAGGAGATGCTGTCGGAGCTGAACGGCACCATCACCGACATCATCTCCGCCCTGGTGACCAG CACCTTCATCATCGAGAAGCAGCCCCCGCAGGTGCTGAAGACACAGACCAAGTTCGCAGCCACCGTGCGGCTCCTGGTGGGGGGGAAGCTGAACGTGCACATGAACCCCCCCCAGGTGAAGGCCACCATCATCAGCGAGCAGCAAGCCAAGGCCCTGCTGAAGAACGAGAGCACCCGCAA CGAGAGCAGCGGGGAGATCCTCAACAACTGCTGCGTCATGGAGTATCACCAGGCCACGGGGACGCTCAGCGCCCACTTCCGTAACATG TCCCTGAAGCGGATCAAGCGCTCGGATCGCCGCGGGGCCGAGTCGGTGACAGAGGAGAAGTTCACCATCCTCTTCGAGTCGCAGTTCAGTGTTGGTGGCAACGAGCTGGTCTTTCAGGTGAAG acgctgtccctgcccgtggTGGTGATTGTGCACGGGAGCCAGGACAACAACGCCACGGCCACCGTGCTCTGGGACAACGCCTTCGCCGAGCCT GGCCGCGTCCCCTTTGCCGTCCCCGACAAGGTGCAGTGGCCGCAGCTCTGCGAGGCGCTCAACATGAAGTTCAAGGCCGAGGTGCAGAGCAGCCGTGGGCTGACCAAGGAAAACTTGGTGTTCCTGGCACAGAAACTCTTCAACAGCACCAGCTCCCATCTGGAAGATTACAGCAGCACCACGGTGTCCTGGTCCCAGTTCAACCGG GAAAACCTACCCGGGAGGAATTACACCTTCTGGCAGTGGTTTGACGGGGTGATGGAGGTGCTGAAGAAGCATCTGAAGCCGCACTGGAACGACGG GGCCATCTTGGGCTTCGTCAACAAGCAGCAGGCGCACGACCTGCTCATCAACAAGCCTGACGGAACCTTCCTCCTGCGGTTCAGCGACTCGGAGATCGGCGGCATCACCATCGCCTGGAAGTTTGACTCCT CCGAGAGGATGTTCTGGAACCTGATGCCTTTCACCACCAGGGATTTCTCCATCCGCTCCCTCGCTGACCGCCTCGGGGACCTCAGTTACCTCATCTACGTGTTCCCCGACCGGCCCAAGGACGAGGTCTTTTCCAAGTACTACACGCCGGTTCTCTGTGAGTCCACGCCAG CTAAAGCCGTGGATGGATACGTGAAGCCACAGATCAAGCAAGTGGTGCCAGA GTTTGTCAGCGCATCAGGCGATTCTGCCCCCGGAGGGGCCACCTACATGGACCAGGCTCCCTCGCCCGCCgtctgctcccagccccattACAACATGTACGCCCAGAA ccccgaCACCATGATGGACCCCGAGGGTGACTTCGACCTGGATGACAGCATCGACGTGGCGAGGCAcgtggaggagctgctgcggcGCCCCGTGGACAGTCAGTGGATCCCCCACGCCCAATCGTGA
- the GHDC gene encoding GH3 domain-containing protein, which yields MLPAVAVAVAVAVAVAVAVAAALPAAPALRHRLLRAALLRAAGWSRRRLELRGSEVRRSQERRLRRLLPPGTARGSDAFRERYPLGQSCPEGVLGGQVPPLRPWTLLRSCWGTDPPLQGSLLYLDILNATFPQALAPRGTALLSWAPACPRAPAGWPLPTLYCTPAEASALPSRAAALRVQLLFALRTRALRVLEAGLASELHDALVALRMGWHGLAQDLALGRVSPQPGLPEDTRGRLQALLDPDASRAAEVRAECARGFEGIVQRLWPQLEVVVVGTAHSTEQLYCDALRQADCKGLPFYCPFYQAAGALLGVNLWPQEPAPRFLLCPDWAFCEFLPCPAEEEPRTVLLGELWEGREYGLVLTARPGEYRCRAGEVLRVTGFHKQCPVVEPVRGESQALSVRGESIPEDRFCRSLCRAVGMWPGARLVDYVCVESALLGASSGACAPHYEVFVELRGLRDLSEGQRYKLDQCLQEDFPIYKSFRFKGSIGPLRLHMVGAGAFARLRDTLGSPVPMPRVLREEQLLQLIQSTVIS from the exons ATGCTGCCCGCGGTGGCCGTGGCGGTGGCCGTGGCCGTGGCCGTGGCCGTGGCCGTGGCCGCGGCGcttcccgccgcccccgcgctaCGGCACCGGCTGCTCCGTGCCGCGCTGCTCCGCGCCGCGGGCTGGTCCCGGCGGCGGCTGGAGCTGCGGGGCAGCGAGGTGCGGCGGAGCCAGgagcggcggctgcggcggctGCTGCCCCCCGGCACGGCCCGCG GCTCGGATGCTTTCCGGGAGCGATACcccctggggcagagctgccctgagggggtgctggggggacaggTCCCCCCGCTGCGCCCCTGGACGCTGCTCCGCAGCTGCTGGGGCACCGACCCCCCTTTGCAG GGGTCCCTGCTCTATCTGGACATCCTCAACGCCACCTTCCCGCAAGCGCTGGCCCCCCGGGGCACGGCGCTGCTCTCCTGGGCACCCGCTTGCCCCCGCGCCCCGGCGGGCTGGCCCCTGCCCACCCTGTACTGCACCCCGGCCGAGGCGAGCGCCCTGCCCTCGCGGGCTGCCGCGCTGCGGGTGCAGCTGCTCTTCGCCCTGCGGACACGTGCCCTGCGGGTGCTGGAGGCCGGGCTGGCCAGCGAGCTGCACGACGCGCTGGTGGCCCTGCGCATGGGCTGGCACGGGCTGGCACAGGACCTGGCGCTGGGCAGAGTGAgcccccagcctgggctgcctgAGGACACGCGGGGCCGGCTGCAGGCGCTGCTGGACCCCGATGCCAGCCGGGCAGCCGAGGTCCGGGCTGAGTGTGCCCGCGGCTTCGAGGGCATCGTGCAGCGCCTGTGGCCACagctggaggtggtggtggtggggacgGCGCACAGCACGGAGCAGCTCTACTGCGATGCCCTCCGCCAGGCCGACTGCAAGGGGCTGCCATTCTACTGCCCCTTCTACCAGGCGGCAGGAG ccctgcttgGTGTGAACCTGTGGCCACAGGAACCAGCACCTCGATTCCTGCTGTGCCCCGACTGGGCTTTCTGTGAgttcctgccctgcccagccgAGGAGGAGCCGCGGACAGTGCTGCTGGGCGAACTCTGGGAGGGACGCGAGTATGGGCTGGTCCTGACAGCCCGTCCCGGAGAGTACAG GTGCCGTGCCGGGGAGGTGCTGAGGGTCACCGGCTTCCACAAGCAGTGTCCCGTGGTGGAGCCCGTGCGCGG GGAGAGTCAGGCGCTGAGCGTGCGGGGTGAGAGCATCCCTGAGGACCGATTCTGCCGGAGCCTGTGCCGTGCCGTGGGCATGTGGCCGGGTGCTCGCCTGGTGGACTATGTCTGCGTGGAGAGTGCCCTGCTGG gcGCCTCTTCGGGAGCCTGTGCCCCCCACTACGAGGTGTTCGTGGAGCTGCGGGGCCTGCGGGACCTGTCGGAGGGGCAGCGCTACAAG ctggacCAGTGTCTCCAGGAGGATTTCCCCATCTATAAATCCTTCCGCTTCAAGGGCAGCATCGGGCCCCTGCGCCTGCACATGGTGGGGGCCGGGGCCTTCGCCCGGCTGCGGGACACGCTGGGCTCCCCCGTCCCCATGCCCAGGGTCCTGcgggaggagcagctgctgcagcttaTCCAGAGCACCGTCATCTCTTAG